One window of Buchnera aphidicola genomic DNA carries:
- the zwf gene encoding glucose-6-phosphate dehydrogenase, with translation MIIPSHLYTLIIFGATGDLAQRKLFPALYRLEKRNKLINNIKIIGVSRANYCEKKYLEVIYNALKKFLNEEISIDIWKTLKKRFLFCQLDVNKTEDFKKLNVFFKQKNNILINYLAVSFDLLINICRGLQFIGFNKKNSKIVIEKPIGNSLNTFNLINTSIKKHFNENQIFRIDHYLGKEALMNLISLKFANPFFNNNFNYKHVDHVQVTLSENIGIEGRWDYFNKTGQIIDMVQNHVLQIISIFAMNAPKSLTKKHIIKEKIKILKSLRLVDEKNIKEHISLGQYSSKDLNGQITPHYLNKNNANKANNTETFVAIKLYIDNKIWKNVPFYIRTGKRLPKKCSKIVVFFKKKTEHLFSPVDLGNMSNRLVINLQSPPDIRIKFFNKVPTLNSNLAVKPFELSFNYKKIFKGSSFFEEYDKLLSEIIQDNQFLFVHYKEIIYAWKWIDPIIRAYKANLALLQNYESGTWGPDSSQKLIEQDKKKWDNS, from the coding sequence ATGATCATACCATCTCATCTATATACTTTGATTATTTTTGGGGCTACTGGTGACTTAGCTCAAAGAAAATTATTTCCTGCTTTATATCGATTAGAAAAAAGAAATAAATTAATAAACAACATAAAAATAATAGGGGTAAGTCGAGCAAATTATTGTGAAAAAAAATACCTTGAGGTTATATATAACGCTCTTAAAAAATTTTTAAATGAAGAGATCTCAATCGATATCTGGAAAACGCTAAAAAAACGTTTTTTATTTTGTCAGCTGGATGTAAATAAAACTGAAGATTTTAAAAAATTAAATGTTTTTTTTAAACAAAAAAATAATATTTTGATTAATTATTTAGCGGTATCTTTTGATTTACTTATAAATATTTGCAGAGGCCTTCAGTTTATTGGATTTAATAAAAAAAACTCTAAAATAGTTATAGAAAAACCAATTGGAAATTCTTTAAATACATTTAATCTAATCAATACGTCCATAAAGAAGCATTTTAATGAAAATCAAATATTTCGCATTGATCATTATCTCGGCAAAGAAGCTTTGATGAATTTAATTTCATTAAAATTTGCTAATCCTTTTTTTAATAATAACTTTAATTATAAACACGTTGATCACGTCCAAGTGACATTGTCAGAAAATATAGGCATAGAAGGCAGATGGGATTATTTCAATAAAACAGGGCAAATAATCGATATGGTCCAAAACCATGTCTTACAAATAATTTCTATTTTTGCTATGAATGCGCCTAAATCGTTAACTAAAAAACATATTATAAAAGAAAAGATAAAAATATTAAAATCCTTACGGCTAGTTGATGAAAAAAATATAAAAGAACATATTTCTTTGGGTCAATATTCTTCTAAAGACCTTAACGGTCAAATAACACCACATTATTTGAACAAAAACAACGCAAATAAAGCGAATAACACCGAAACATTTGTCGCTATAAAGCTGTATATAGATAATAAAATATGGAAAAACGTTCCTTTTTACATACGCACCGGCAAAAGATTACCTAAAAAATGTTCAAAAATTGTTGTTTTTTTTAAAAAAAAAACAGAACACTTATTCTCTCCTGTAGACTTAGGTAATATGAGTAATCGTCTAGTAATAAATTTACAGTCACCTCCGGATATTAGAATTAAGTTTTTCAATAAAGTACCAACATTAAATTCTAACTTAGCCGTAAAACCCTTCGAATTATCTTTTAATTACAAAAAAATTTTTAAAGGTTCTTCTTTTTTTGAAGAGTATGATAAATTATTATCAGAAATAATACAAGACAATCAATTTTTATTTGTTCATTATAAAGAAATTATATACGCTTGGAAATGGATCGATCCTATCATACGCGCGTATAAAGCAAATCTTGCGCTCTTACAAAACTATGAATCCGGAACCTGGGGACCTGATTCATCTCAAAAATTAATAGAACAAGACAAAAAAAAATGGGATAACAGCTAA
- the htpX gene encoding protease HtpX encodes MTHFILLFLANCCNILFFGTILNLMGLPSDNIYSCVLMYIFFNLQQSIIALYFSKQNSLKSVNGTIINFPCNNIEKRLVEAVKQQSQLVGIKTPTIAVYSSPTMNAFATGFKKNNSLIAFSSSLLTTMNHEEIEAIIAHELTHITRRDVITMIVLQNIVNASIFFVSQVLFRYFLKFFPIYKKNYSVKKSILFAHLPIIHKYTINIISSAITMWFSRKREFYADAGAAKIVGCKKIIAALKRLKNSCNPQEPESIHTLCINGKYNKYISFFRSHPTLDQRIEAIKKRKYISSKV; translated from the coding sequence ATGACTCATTTTATTCTTTTGTTTTTGGCGAATTGCTGCAATATATTATTTTTTGGAACCATTTTAAATTTGATGGGACTGCCTAGTGATAATATTTATAGCTGTGTACTAATGTACATATTTTTTAATTTACAGCAATCAATCATCGCATTATATTTTTCAAAACAAAATAGCTTAAAATCCGTGAATGGAACAATCATTAATTTTCCTTGTAATAACATAGAGAAACGGTTGGTAGAAGCAGTTAAACAACAATCTCAATTAGTTGGTATAAAAACCCCTACAATAGCAGTATACTCATCACCTACTATGAATGCTTTTGCTACTGGATTTAAAAAAAATAATTCTCTTATTGCTTTTTCCAGTAGTTTATTAACAACAATGAATCACGAGGAAATAGAAGCTATTATTGCTCATGAGCTAACACATATTACCAGAAGGGATGTAATAACCATGATTGTTCTTCAAAATATAGTTAATGCTTCTATTTTTTTTGTCTCTCAAGTCTTATTTAGATATTTTTTAAAATTTTTTCCAATATACAAAAAAAATTATTCAGTAAAAAAATCTATTTTATTCGCCCACTTACCAATAATTCACAAATATACAATTAATATTATATCTTCGGCCATAACTATGTGGTTTTCTAGAAAACGCGAATTTTACGCAGATGCTGGAGCAGCAAAAATAGTAGGCTGTAAAAAAATAATTGCTGCACTAAAGCGACTAAAAAATAGTTGCAACCCACAAGAACCAGAATCTATCCATACTTTATGTATTAACGGCAAATACAATAAATACATAAGCTTTTTCCGTTCTCACCCAACTCTTGATCAGAGAATAGAGGCTATTAAAAAGAGAAAATATATTTCGTCTAAAGTATAA
- a CDS encoding TerC family protein, with amino-acid sequence MISLLDPSIWISIFALIFVEIFLNINNIGFISLLIQKLPHQEKNKAQYFGLIVALLMRFSLLITSSWLVNLTKTTLINKFFIFSTKEIILFFGGFFLFSETIDELYAYMYDVEKNKKYSRFWYVAAQLIILDAVFFINSVTIETGITNNLLIKMLSITVSPIILILLAQLFIKYMGSQKKTSASCLCYLLIISLNLILESLGFFIPKEYLYIPMGFTLFIETMHQIRKNNLQNKKFQQPLPTQIINTTLNVIYKNIKNNKHYKKNNYIIKQINYSHDDIYNYTDINAILTSEINIITNASQLGNKSIQEIMIPKKKIIWINIFDNKQLIKKIISNYSYQVIPVCQDTLNNMIGMVPIKALLDAVHENKNLYDIAIQYPPIIIPNTLKVITLLNFLRYAENNIILISDESGVIQGSVTPMNVFNMFIGTFLSVTTMPQIILNENHWIAYGSINLNSLEKILQININKKYDGCISLADFLIYKNKNIPKSGEVICYQSYNFHILKSNLYQIHLVKITKEKNNNICMLESKI; translated from the coding sequence ATGATTTCTTTATTAGATCCATCTATTTGGATCAGTATTTTTGCTCTAATATTTGTAGAAATTTTTTTAAATATTAATAATATAGGTTTTATTTCTTTATTAATACAAAAATTACCTCATCAAGAAAAAAATAAAGCTCAATATTTCGGATTGATAGTGGCGTTACTTATGCGATTTAGTCTTTTAATTACCTCATCCTGGCTAGTAAATTTAACAAAAACGACACTAATAAATAAATTTTTTATTTTTTCTACTAAAGAGATTATTTTATTTTTTGGGGGATTTTTCTTATTCTCTGAAACTATAGATGAGCTGTACGCCTATATGTATGATGTAGAAAAAAATAAAAAATATTCTCGTTTTTGGTATGTAGCGGCTCAACTTATAATATTAGATGCAGTTTTTTTTATTAACTCCGTTACGATAGAGACTGGAATAACAAATAATTTATTAATTAAAATGCTATCTATAACGGTATCGCCTATTATCCTAATACTTTTGGCTCAATTATTTATTAAATATATGGGTTCGCAAAAAAAGACATCTGCATCGTGTTTATGCTATTTATTAATTATTAGTTTAAATTTAATTTTAGAATCATTAGGTTTTTTTATACCAAAAGAATATTTATATATCCCGATGGGATTTACTTTATTTATAGAAACAATGCACCAAATTCGAAAAAATAATTTACAAAATAAAAAATTTCAACAACCTCTTCCAACACAAATAATTAATACAACATTAAATGTCATATATAAAAATATAAAAAATAATAAACATTATAAAAAAAATAATTATATTATAAAGCAGATTAACTATTCTCATGATGATATATATAATTATACTGATATTAATGCTATCCTAACATCAGAAATAAATATAATTACTAACGCGTCTCAGTTAGGAAATAAATCTATTCAAGAGATTATGATTCCAAAAAAAAAAATAATTTGGATTAATATTTTTGATAACAAACAATTAATTAAAAAAATTATATCAAATTACTCATACCAGGTCATACCGGTCTGTCAAGATACATTAAATAACATGATAGGAATGGTGCCTATTAAAGCACTACTAGATGCAGTGCACGAAAATAAAAATTTATATGATATAGCAATACAATATCCACCTATTATTATTCCCAATACTCTGAAAGTAATTACTTTACTTAATTTTCTTCGTTATGCAGAAAATAATATTATTTTAATTAGCGATGAATCAGGCGTTATTCAAGGATCGGTTACACCTATGAATGTATTTAATATGTTCATCGGAACTTTCTTGAGCGTCACCACAATGCCTCAGATTATTCTAAATGAAAATCATTGGATCGCTTACGGTTCAATAAATTTAAATTCTTTAGAAAAAATATTACAAATTAATATAAACAAAAAATATGATGGTTGTATTTCTCTAGCAGATTTTCTAATATATAAAAATAAAAACATTCCAAAATCAGGAGAAGTTATTTGTTATCAATCCTATAATTTTCATATCCTAAAATCTAATTTATACCAAATACATTTAGTAAAAATAACAAAAGAGAAAAACAATAATATCTGTATGCTGGAGTCAAAAATATAA
- the tsaB gene encoding tRNA (adenosine(37)-N6)-threonylcarbamoyltransferase complex dimerization subunit type 1 TsaB: protein MNVKKTILALDTSVYSCSTSLLYKEKTYSLFMPCAKNHEKNILNMIKTILEKKQITLNQIDLIACTVGPGSFTGIRIAIGVSQTISIIYKIPIIGFSTLKILSEQSWNINKINRVFVILQISQKQIFWAKYLKNKFGLWAGNHTEKHFDNLNIITKMIKNHTGTWSVIGLRSNIKISKKSIKLFYTRISTPHAKDIISYTKKYLQYNKISNRLNYIYPRYLLHPVSH from the coding sequence ATGAATGTCAAAAAAACTATCCTAGCGCTGGACACTAGCGTATATTCTTGTTCTACTTCTTTATTATATAAAGAAAAAACATATAGTTTATTTATGCCATGCGCTAAAAATCATGAAAAAAATATTTTAAATATGATTAAAACAATTTTAGAAAAAAAACAAATTACTTTAAATCAAATAGATTTAATTGCCTGCACAGTAGGCCCTGGAAGCTTTACTGGGATCAGAATTGCTATTGGAGTATCTCAAACAATATCAATAATTTATAAAATACCTATTATTGGATTCTCGACATTAAAAATTTTATCAGAACAAAGTTGGAATATTAATAAAATTAATCGAGTTTTTGTAATTCTACAAATATCTCAAAAGCAAATATTTTGGGCTAAATACTTAAAAAATAAATTTGGTTTGTGGGCTGGCAACCATACAGAAAAACATTTTGATAATTTAAATATTATAACAAAAATGATAAAAAACCATACTGGAACCTGGTCTGTAATTGGATTGCGCTCAAACATAAAAATTTCTAAAAAGTCTATTAAATTATTTTATACACGTATTAGTACGCCGCATGCAAAAGATATTATTTCGTATACTAAAAAATATTTACAATACAATAAAATATCTAACAGACTAAATTACATATATCCGAGGTATCTTCTGCACCCTGTAAGTCACTAA
- the minE gene encoding cell division topological specificity factor MinE, giving the protein MILLNLFLSKKQFTANIAKKRLKILVQMQRNNSEEFNCFLNLKNDLLLAIQKYIKIKSHLVSIKIEKTRKKKMILELRIPVTIQ; this is encoded by the coding sequence ATGATTTTATTAAATTTATTTTTATCAAAAAAACAATTTACAGCTAATATAGCCAAAAAAAGATTAAAGATACTTGTTCAAATGCAACGTAATAACTCCGAAGAATTTAACTGTTTTTTGAATTTAAAAAATGATTTATTGTTAGCAATTCAAAAATACATTAAGATTAAATCACATTTAGTGTCTATCAAAATAGAAAAAACTAGAAAGAAAAAAATGATTTTAGAATTAAGAATTCCAGTAACTATACAGTAA
- the minD gene encoding septum site-determining protein MinD, protein MSRIITITSGKGGVGKTTSSASIATGLALKGKKTVVIDFDIGLRNLDLIMGCERRVVYDFINVIKKEASINQALIRDKYTKNLFLLPASQTRDKDSLTKEGVERIFNILLNMHFDFIICDSPAGIESGAILSLYFADEAIVVTNPEISSIRDSDRILGIISSKSKRAENNDIPVKEHLLLTRYNPKKVIQGDMLSMEDILDILQIPLIGVIPEDPDILKFSNQGLSAILNIDSLSGQAYSDTVKRLLGERVPLRFLSEEKKGFFQWLFRR, encoded by the coding sequence ATGTCTCGGATTATTACTATTACTTCTGGAAAAGGAGGGGTTGGAAAAACTACTTCCAGCGCCTCCATTGCCACCGGATTAGCGTTAAAAGGAAAAAAAACCGTAGTAATTGATTTTGATATTGGGTTAAGAAATCTTGATTTAATTATGGGTTGTGAGCGTAGAGTAGTATATGATTTTATTAATGTAATTAAAAAAGAAGCCAGTATAAATCAGGCCCTGATTAGGGATAAATATACCAAAAATTTATTTCTGCTCCCTGCATCTCAGACAAGAGATAAAGATTCTTTAACTAAAGAGGGAGTGGAACGAATTTTTAATATTTTATTAAATATGCATTTTGATTTCATCATATGTGATTCTCCAGCAGGAATTGAGTCCGGGGCTATTTTATCATTATATTTTGCTGATGAGGCGATTGTTGTTACTAATCCTGAGATTTCTTCTATTCGAGATTCTGACAGAATTTTAGGCATTATATCCTCTAAATCTAAGAGAGCTGAAAATAATGATATTCCGGTTAAAGAGCATTTGCTATTAACAAGATATAACCCCAAAAAAGTAATTCAGGGGGATATGTTGAGTATGGAAGATATCTTAGATATCCTCCAAATTCCTTTAATTGGAGTTATTCCTGAAGATCCTGATATTTTAAAATTTTCTAATCAGGGGTTATCAGCGATATTAAATATTGATTCTTTATCTGGTCAGGCATATTCAGATACGGTAAAGCGATTGTTGGGAGAACGCGTGCCCTTACGGTTTTTATCAGAAGAGAAAAAGGGTTTTTTCCAATGGTTATTTAGGAGATAA
- the minC gene encoding septum site-determining protein MinC: MQNKLIHFKKNNFSILVVYLNDRNHYYFKDFLLQKIKESPAFFQNQPIILNIKRLSYALNWIKLKSFILSSGFFLIGISGCSNEKIKKKILQSGLLILRENTSTTPGGIPQDMHYHYQNNATEPLCLHKTSLASLLVDQLVRSGQRIYVSSNDLIITNNVSSGAEVIADGNIHIYGTIRGRALAGASGDIHKKIFCMKLLAELIAIAGEYLTIEQIPIKFLGKSVEIGLINKKIYIRNLN, translated from the coding sequence ATGCAAAATAAATTAATACACTTTAAAAAAAATAATTTTTCTATTTTAGTTGTGTATTTAAATGATAGGAATCATTATTATTTTAAAGATTTTTTACTACAAAAAATAAAAGAATCTCCTGCTTTTTTTCAAAATCAACCTATTATATTAAATATAAAGAGATTATCATATGCTTTAAATTGGATAAAGCTTAAAAGTTTTATTTTATCTTCGGGTTTTTTTTTAATAGGTATTTCTGGTTGCTCGAATGAAAAGATAAAAAAAAAAATTTTACAATCTGGGCTTCTAATTTTACGCGAAAACACCAGTACAACACCTGGTGGTATACCACAGGATATGCATTATCATTACCAAAATAATGCTACTGAACCATTATGTTTGCATAAAACAAGTCTAGCTAGTCTTTTAGTAGATCAGTTAGTGCGTTCGGGGCAGAGAATATATGTTTCGAGTAATGATTTAATAATTACTAATAATGTTAGTTCGGGAGCAGAAGTTATTGCAGATGGAAATATACATATATATGGAACGATAAGAGGGAGAGCGCTAGCAGGCGCTAGCGGAGATATTCACAAGAAAATTTTTTGTATGAAACTATTGGCAGAACTAATCGCTATTGCTGGAGAATATCTAACTATTGAGCAAATTCCAATAAAATTTTTAGGAAAAAGTGTAGAAATTGGCTTAATTAATAAAAAAATTTATATAAGGAATTTAAATTAA
- a CDS encoding methyltransferase — translation MSKIPIKKIHKSKEFQFFKKNFLFFKKKYTILAGEIPEELCIKNFFKKSIILVENYNIYKMISCKIKKELIFNNLFRPLQLQKYKQLIFFWTKNKNEVKFQIMHLLPYISYTCKISLIGKKDCGINSVPSIFHTYLKFKKKNYSRNCCLYQGRIIQKPIFLLNQFIKIHVWNKLIIESLPGVFGYKKIDEGSKLLISTFDHSIRGNVLDIGSGTGILSIALLKKNSELNVTLVDIHGPSVWCSKKNLLSNNFSGEVFFSNIYSKVTKKYNLIISNPPIHIGIKINLKILITIIKNSKKYLKKNGELRLVINSFISCDFIFKKYDLNYKILLKTHCYKILQVKRNYRSY, via the coding sequence ATGAGTAAAATACCTATTAAAAAAATACATAAATCTAAAGAATTTCAGTTTTTTAAAAAAAATTTTTTATTTTTTAAAAAAAAATATACTATTCTCGCCGGAGAAATACCAGAAGAATTATGCATAAAGAATTTTTTCAAAAAATCCATTATATTAGTTGAAAACTATAATATATATAAAATGATATCCTGTAAAATAAAAAAAGAATTAATTTTCAATAATTTGTTTCGCCCTCTTCAACTTCAAAAATATAAACAATTAATTTTTTTTTGGACAAAAAATAAAAATGAAGTTAAATTTCAAATCATGCATTTATTACCATATATTTCATATACTTGCAAAATATCTTTAATAGGGAAAAAAGATTGCGGTATAAATAGCGTGCCTAGTATTTTTCACACATACTTAAAATTTAAAAAAAAAAATTATTCACGAAATTGCTGTTTATATCAAGGACGTATCATTCAAAAACCAATATTTTTATTAAATCAATTTATTAAAATACACGTATGGAATAAATTAATTATTGAATCTTTACCCGGAGTATTTGGGTATAAAAAAATCGATGAAGGAAGTAAGTTATTAATATCAACTTTTGATCATAGTATTCGGGGAAATGTATTAGATATCGGCTCTGGAACAGGAATTTTAAGTATTGCTTTACTTAAAAAAAACTCCGAATTAAATGTAACATTGGTAGATATTCATGGTCCATCAGTTTGGTGTAGCAAAAAAAATTTATTAAGCAATAATTTTTCAGGGGAAGTTTTTTTTAGTAATATTTACTCTAAAGTGACAAAAAAATATAATCTCATTATATCTAATCCACCAATACATATCGGAATAAAAATAAATCTAAAGATATTAATTACCATTATTAAAAATTCAAAAAAATATCTTAAAAAAAACGGTGAACTAAGATTAGTTATAAACTCTTTTATTTCATGTGATTTTATCTTTAAAAAATATGACTTGAATTATAAAATATTGTTAAAAACGCATTGTTATAAGATTTTACAAGTAAAAAGAAATTATCGTTCGTATTAA
- a CDS encoding flagellar basal body P-ring protein FlgI — MNTLLKLKYIIIMICIVFINIFHFSTKKIYNLIDISNMSNIPLIRYALVVGLNGTGDNSSKTP; from the coding sequence ATGAATACACTGTTAAAATTAAAATATATTATTATCATGATATGTATTGTCTTCATAAATATCTTTCATTTTTCTACAAAAAAAATTTATAACTTAATCGATATTTCAAATATGTCGAATATTCCCTTAATTAGATATGCTTTAGTAGTTGGATTAAACGGCACTGGAGATAACTCATCAAAAACACCTTAA
- a CDS encoding flagellar basal body P-ring protein FlgI translates to MNTKNIAAVIVKVRIFPLNYMGQEVDITISSIGNAQDLSG, encoded by the coding sequence ATTAATACTAAAAATATAGCGGCCGTGATTGTAAAAGTCCGTATTTTTCCATTGAATTATATGGGTCAAGAAGTTGATATAACTATATCTTCTATCGGTAATGCACAAGATTTGAGTGGCTGA
- a CDS encoding S4 domain-containing protein: protein MRTHDSLKKVITIQKHMSEQRIDNFLFKNFKKLPKSMIYRSLRIGKIKINKKKVKPYYKLQRNDCITIHSINIDIKKKKFI from the coding sequence ATGCGCACTCATGATTCGCTTAAAAAAGTAATCACTATTCAAAAACACATGTCAGAACAAAGAATTGATAATTTTTTATTTAAGAATTTTAAAAAATTACCAAAAAGCATGATATATCGTAGCTTACGAATTGGAAAAATAAAAATCAATAAAAAAAAAGTCAAACCATACTATAAATTACAGAGAAACGACTGTATAACTATACACTCTATTAATATAGACATAAAAAAAAAAAAGTTTATTTAA
- a CDS encoding RluA family pseudouridine synthase, producing MFLKNILFEDKYLIVFNKPCGIAVHGGSGISYGVIETFRTMRPELKFLELVHRIDKETSGILLLAKKRSILKKMHENFYLKKIKKEYLALLQGHWSKKNKVITLPLFIGSNINQKKKVYVHKDGKPCKTHFLVKKYFYDTTLVSIIPVTGRTHQIRVHASQFGHPVLFDQKYGKKKTKTNYVIKKNNRLLLHAYKISFPHPKDDKKFSIIAPLDEKFENCLKFFSKK from the coding sequence TTGTTTTTAAAAAACATTTTATTTGAAGATAAATATTTAATCGTTTTTAACAAGCCTTGCGGAATTGCCGTACACGGAGGAAGCGGAATAAGCTATGGTGTAATAGAAACTTTTAGAACAATGCGTCCAGAATTAAAATTTTTAGAATTAGTTCATCGTATTGATAAAGAAACATCCGGAATACTTCTTCTAGCAAAAAAACGATCAATTTTAAAAAAAATGCATGAAAATTTCTATTTAAAGAAAATAAAGAAAGAATATTTAGCATTATTACAAGGACATTGGTCAAAAAAAAACAAAGTAATAACCCTTCCATTATTCATAGGAAGTAATATAAACCAAAAAAAAAAAGTATATGTGCATAAAGACGGAAAACCTTGTAAGACCCATTTTTTAGTTAAAAAATATTTTTACGACACTACCCTTGTCTCTATTATCCCTGTTACAGGTCGTACTCATCAAATTAGAGTACATGCTTCACAATTTGGACACCCAGTTCTTTTTGATCAAAAATATGGAAAAAAAAAAACAAAAACCAATTATGTTATAAAAAAAAATAATAGATTGTTATTACATGCTTATAAGATATCTTTTCCGCACCCTAAAGATGATAAAAAATTTTCTATAATTGCTCCTTTAGATGAAAAATTTGAAAATTGCTTAAAATTTTTTTCAAAAAAATAA
- the rpmF gene encoding 50S ribosomal protein L32 gives MAVQKSKPSRSKRGMRRSHDHLIQKTFSTDKTSKEIHIRHHITAKGYYRGKKTSLFFARSEQDIK, from the coding sequence ATGGCTGTACAAAAAAGTAAACCTAGTCGCTCCAAAAGAGGAATGAGACGATCGCACGATCACTTAATTCAAAAAACATTTTCTACAGACAAAACTTCAAAAGAAATACATATCAGGCATCACATTACCGCAAAAGGATATTATAGAGGAAAAAAAACATCGTTATTCTTTGCAAGATCAGAACAAGATATTAAGTAG
- a CDS encoding ACP S-malonyltransferase: MNQFAIIFPGLGTYNIKVLEALFKKHNIIRQTFTEASDILHNNIYKDFIINASDPLYYKKNIYLIIFISSIAIYRTLNKEIDINPGIMGGHSLGQYSALVCNNNILFQEALKIIKIRNQIMLLAVKNIRILNLIILGLNYNIVKRICTSVSTTKKKYLSLLLTQKNK; the protein is encoded by the coding sequence ATGAACCAATTTGCAATAATTTTTCCCGGATTAGGAACTTACAACATAAAAGTATTAGAAGCATTATTTAAAAAACATAATATAATTCGCCAAACATTTACTGAAGCATCAGACATATTACACAATAACATATATAAAGACTTTATAATTAATGCATCTGATCCTTTGTATTACAAAAAAAATATATATTTAATTATATTCATTTCATCAATTGCCATATACAGGACATTAAATAAAGAAATAGATATTAATCCCGGTATTATGGGTGGACATAGCTTAGGCCAATATTCTGCTTTGGTCTGCAATAATAATATTTTATTTCAAGAAGCTCTAAAAATAATTAAAATACGTAATCAAATTATGCTATTAGCAGTTAAAAATATTCGTATATTAAATTTAATAATTTTAGGATTAAACTATAATATTGTAAAAAGAATTTGCACATCAGTGTCTACTACAAAAAAAAAGTATTTATCTCTATTGTTAACTCAAAAAAACAAATAG
- the fabG gene encoding 3-oxoacyl-ACP reductase FabG, which produces MKKKIALITGANRGIGKKIATDLINLGIYVIGTTTTKKGLVKIKKRFQSNGTGVLINFIHNSTIKKKIKSIINKFKVIDIIVHNAGVIYDNLLVTMKDEEWTNVIDINLSAIFYITKIILPPMIKQRYGRIIVISSLSGKIGQKGQTNYSASKSGLIGFAKSLALEVASKGITVNIVSPGYIITNMTKNILSSRKKEILKKIPVGRFGKTKDVSHLVSFLSSEKSSYITGQNIHINGGIYASAST; this is translated from the coding sequence ATGAAAAAAAAAATTGCTTTAATTACGGGCGCTAATCGAGGCATCGGTAAAAAAATTGCTACAGACTTAATAAATCTAGGAATATACGTCATAGGCACAACAACTACAAAAAAAGGGTTGGTCAAAATAAAAAAAAGATTTCAATCAAACGGAACTGGAGTATTGATAAACTTTATACATAACTCTACAATTAAAAAAAAAATAAAATCGATAATTAATAAATTTAAAGTTATTGATATTATTGTTCATAACGCTGGAGTGATATATGATAATTTATTAGTAACAATGAAAGACGAAGAATGGACAAATGTTATAGACATTAATTTATCTGCTATATTTTATATTACAAAAATCATCCTACCGCCTATGATCAAACAAAGATATGGCCGAATAATTGTCATCAGCTCACTCTCCGGAAAAATAGGGCAAAAGGGACAAACAAATTATTCAGCATCAAAATCTGGTTTGATAGGTTTTGCAAAATCTTTAGCGTTAGAGGTGGCTTCCAAAGGAATTACAGTGAATATTGTTTCTCCCGGATATATTATAACTAATATGACTAAAAATATACTATCTTCTCGAAAAAAGGAAATTTTGAAAAAAATACCGGTAGGTCGCTTTGGAAAAACCAAAGATGTCTCTCACCTTGTATCTTTTTTGTCATCAGAAAAATCTTCCTATATTACTGGCCAAAATATTCATATTAACGGCGGCATATATGCTTCTGCAAGCACATAA